A genomic region of Mugil cephalus isolate CIBA_MC_2020 chromosome 5, CIBA_Mcephalus_1.1, whole genome shotgun sequence contains the following coding sequences:
- the rnf20 gene encoding E3 ubiquitin-protein ligase BRE1A, with the protein MSGQKRPADPSGPSSSGAPPEKRRDREGEDGGPGVGAAAGGSTAVETVIKLGGVSNSEEQDIKALQTKNRKLGESLDQRQVIEDELRERIERLETRQATDDASLLILNRYWNQFDENVQLISRRYDQASSEPEKSPTGEGRSLKPETPEPDGDSNQERAKDRGHQGETSNSFLATLASSSSEEMEAELQERVESSLKQASRVVEIYVCLKNTVDQLKAELDSGAEGTLWQVASKLNSLLTSENERLQQLTEDLKQKYSHMTSESRSLGRAANKADQRVSELQVLIEELQWDMEKIRRRENRLNAHLTEILERVNSKGYKVCGEASSVCGTITINKRKFEEMNSELEENRELADNRLIELQKLQQDLQNVHQENNNMKTELLSRAEGMVKETSEYRCLQSQFSVLYNESLILKAQLDETRARLNTTRTARLRQLEHMENDEVALQRKVRTEVFQLEDTLAQVRKEYEMLRIEFEQTLAANEQAGPINREMRHLISTLQTHNQQMKGEVVKYKLRLRETQAELNQVRASKGNAILQSQSSTEMDVKDETISPSTPAVSSEPVVKTEPDNGSSTPSSTGTSVKTEPGLEPDATVKEEEKEEKKEKEEKKEKEAIKKEEKEREREKEKEKERERPTRGGGGGGGSSSLIKEEKEKPGSSGQLEEPAGERLSMVGGSKRKEMEQLKIVRAELKKAQESQREMKLLLDMYRSAPKEQRDKVQLMAAEKKAKSEGEELRQRLRELEERERREGKKMADEEALRKIRSVEEQIDILNKKLSIAKQEEDALLSEMDVTGQAFEDMQEQNIRLMQQLREKDDANFKLMSERIKSNQIHKLLKEEKEELADQLLTLKTQVDAQLQVVRKLEEKERLLQGTISTAERELTLRTQALDMNKRKAQDSALLSEEVRTQLEQVQQRLSLVREEVIENSISREKESFNARRAQEDISKMRRKIEKAKKPAEKISNGDDILNEEINDYKARLTCPCCNSRVKDAVLTKCFHVFCFECVKTRYDTRQRKCPKCNAAFGANDFHRIYIG; encoded by the exons ATGTCGGGACAGAAGCGTCCTGCTGACCCTAGCGGCCCTTCGTCCTCCGGTGCGCCCCCAGAGAAGCGGAGGGACAGGGAAGGAGAGGACGGAGGACCCGGTGTCGGCGCCGCGGCCGGGGGTAGCACCGCGGTGGAGACGGTCATCAAATTGGGAGGGGTGTCCAACTCA GAAGAACAAGACATCAAAGCTCTGCAAACCAAGAACAGGAAGTTGGGGGAGTCACTAGATCAGAGACAG GTGATTGAGGATGAACTGCGAGAGCGAATTGAGAGACTGGAGACTCGCCAGGCTACTGATGACGCCAGTCTGCTGATCCTCAACAGATACTGGAACCAG TTTGATGAAAACGTTCAGCTCATCAGCCGGCGTTACGACCAAGCGAGCAGTGAGCCTGAGAAATCTCCAACAGGTGAGGGACGGAGTCTGAAGCCGGAGACGCCGGAACCTGATGGCGACTCCAACCAGGAGAGGGCCAAGGACAGAG GACACCAAGGAGAGACGTCCAACTCCTTCCTGGCCACGctggccagcagcagcagtgaggagATGGAGGCAGAGCTTCAGGAGAGGGTGGAGTCCAGCCTGAAACAGGCCAGTCGTGTGGTGGAGATCTACGTGTGTCTGAAGAACACAGTGGATCAGCTCAAAGCAGAGCTGGACTCTGGAGCGG agggcACTTTGTGGCAGGTGGCCTCCAAACTCAACTCACTCCTGACCAGTGAAAATGAGCGGCTGCAACAGCTGACCGAGGACCTCAAGCAGAAGTACAGCCACATGACCAGTGAG TCCCGGTCTCTGGGTCGCGCAGCTAACAAGGCCGACCAGCGCGTCAGCGAGCTGCAGGTTCTCATCGAGGAGCTGCAGTGGGACATGGAGAAGATCCGCCGCCGAGAAAACCGACTGAATGCGCATCTGACCGAGATCCTGGAGAGG GTAAACAGCAAAGGGTACAAAGTGTGCGGGGAGGCCAGCAGTGTATGTGGAACCATCACCATTAACAAAAGAAAG tttgagGAAATGAACAGTGAGTTGGAGGAAAACAGGGAGCTGGCAGATAATCGTCTTATTGAGCTGCAGAAGCTCCAGCAGGACCTGCAGAATGTCCACCAGGAGAATAACAACATGAAG ACTGAGCTGCTGAGTCGGGCTGAAGGGATGGTGAAGGAGACTTCTGAGTATCGCTGCTTACAGTCACAGTTCTCCGTTCTCTACAACGAGTCTCTTATCCTGAAAGCTCAGCTGGACGAGACACGCGCCCGGCTCAACACTACTCGCACGGCCCGCCTTCGACAGCTGGAGCACATGGAG AACGATGAGGTGGCTCTGCAGAGGAAGGTCCGCACAGAGGTGTTTCAGCTGGAGGACACGCTGGCCCAGGTCAGGAAGGAGTATGAGATGCTGCGCATCGAATTTGAACAGACTCTGGCTGCCAACGAACAAGCAG GTCCTATCAACAGGGAGATGCGTCACCTGATCAGCACGCTGCAAACTCACAACCAGCAGATGAAGGGAGAGGTGGTGAAGTACAAGTTGAGGCTGAGAGAGACGCAAGCGGAGCTCAACCAG GTCCGTGCTTCAAAGGGAAACGCCATTCTCCAGTCCCAGTCAAGCACAGAGATGGATGTGAAGGATGAAACAATCTCTCCCTCTactccagctgtttcttcagAACCTGTGGTCAAAACCGAGCCCGACAACGGCTCCTCCACGCCCAGCAGCACTG GGACCTCAGTCAAAACAGAGCCCGGTTTAGAACCAGATGCGACcgtaaaggaggaggagaaggaggagaagaaggagaaggaggagaagaaggaaaaggaggccatcaagaaagaggagaaagaacgagagcgggagaaggagaaggaaaaggagagagagcggCCGACgcgaggcggcggcggcggcggcgggagCAGCAGCTTGataaaggaagagaaggagaagccgGGGAGCAGCGGCCAGCTCGAGGAGCCGGCCGGGGAGCGCCTCTCTATGGTCGGGGGCTcaaagaggaaggagatggagcagctgaagaTCGTCCGAGCAGAACTCAA GAAAGCCCAGGAGTCCCAGAGGGAGATGAAGCTGTTACTGGACATGTATCGCTCAGCACCCAAGGAGCAGAGGGACAAAGTCCAGCTCATGGCCGCGGAGAAGAAGGCAAAGTCAGAG GGAGAGGAGCTCCGACAGAGGCtgagggagctggaggagagggagaggagggaaggcaAGAAGATGGCTGACGAAGAGGCTCTGAGGAAGATCCGCTCAGTGGAGGAGCAGATCGACATCCTCAACAAGAAGCTGTCTATAGCCAAACAG gaggaggacgcgCTCCTGAGCGAGATGGACGTGACGGGCCAGGCCTTCGAGGACATGCAGGAACAGAACATCCGCCTCATGCAGCAGCTCAGGGAGAAAGACGACGCCAACTTCAAGCTGATGAGCGAGCGCATCAAGTCCAACCAGATCCACAAgttgctgaaagaggagaaggaggagctcGCCGACCAGCTCCTCACTTTAAAAACTCAG GTCGATGCCCAGCTGCAGGTGGTGAGGAAGCTCGAGGAGAAGGAGCGCCTCCTGCAGGGCACCATCAGCACTGCTGAGAGGGAGCTGACGCTTCGAACACAAGCTTTAGACATGAACAAACGCAAG GCTCAGGACTCCGCGTTGCTCTCCGAGGAGGTGCGGACTCAGCTGGAGCAGGTTCAGCAGAGACTCAGCCTGGTCAGAGAGGAGGTCATCGAGAACAGCATCTCCAGAGAAAAAGAGTCCTTCAACGCGCGACGAGCGCAG GAGGACATCTCCAAGATGAGGAGAAAGATCGAGAAGGCCAAGAAACCGGCCGAGAAGATCAGCAACGGAGACGACATCCTTAACGAGGAAATCAACGACTACAAG
- the aldob gene encoding fructose-bisphosphate aldolase B: MTHQFPSLSPEQKKELSDIAQKIVATGKGILAADESTGTMAKRLQKINVENTEENRRCFRDILFSSGATMTESVGGVIFFHETLYQKADSGKLFPQVIKDKGIVVGIKVDKGTAGLNGTDGETTTQGLDGLSERCAQYKKDGCDFAKWRCVLKISDGCPSALAIAENANVLARYASICQQNGLVPIVEPEILPDGPHDLLRCQYVTEKVLAATYKALSDHHVYLEGTLLKPNMVTAGHACTKKYTPQEVAMATVTALRRTVPAAVPGICFLSGGQSEEEASLNLNAINQVPLQRPWKLTFSYGRALQASALAAWQGKAANKKATQDAFCNRAKINSLASKGEYKPTGTADQSSMQSLYTASYVY, from the exons ATGACTCATCAGTTCCCATCACTTTCTCCGGAGCAGAAGAAGGAGCTCTCTGACATTGCTCAGAAGATCGTGGCTACAGGAAAGGGAATCCTGGCTGCGGATGAGTCGACAG GCACCATGGCAAAGCGCCTCCAGAAAATCAACGTGGAGAACACGGAGGAGAACCGCCGCTGCTTCCGCGACATCCTCTTCTCCTCCGGTGCCACCATGACAGAAAGCGTGGGTGGGGTCATCTTCTTCCACGAGACGCTCTACCAGAAAGCCGACAGCGGCAAGCTCTTCCCCCAAGTCATCAAGGACAAGGGCATCGTTGTTGGCATCAAG GTGGACAAAGGCACGGCTGGTCTAAACGGAACAGACGGAGAGACCACCACACAAG GTCTTGACGGCCTCTCGGAGCGTTGCGCCCAGTACAAGAAGGATGGCTGTGACTTTGCTAAGTGGAGGTGCGTGCTCAAGATCTCGGATGGCTGCCCATCAGCTCTTGCCATTGCAGAGAACGCCAATGTCCTTGCCAGATATGCCAGTATCTGCCAACAG AATGGCCTGGTGCCCATTGTGGAGCCAGAGATCCTGCCCGATGGACCCCATGACCTTCTGCGATGCCAGTATGTGACCGAAAAG GTGTTGGCAGCTACATACAAGGCTCTGTCTGATCACCACGTGTACCTGGAGGGCACTTTGCTGAAGCCCAACATGGTCACTGCCGGACACGCCTGCACTAAGAAGTACACCCCTCAGGAGGTTGCTATGGCTACAGTCACCGCTCTGAGACGCACTGTCCCCGCTGCAGTCCCTG GCATCTGTTTCCTGTCTGGAGggcagagtgaggaggaggccTCCCTCAACCTGAACGCCATCAACCAGGTGCCCCTCCAGCGCCCCTGGAAGCTGACCTTCTCCTACGGTCGTGCACTCCAGGCTTCTGCTCTTGCGGCCTGGCAGGGCAAAGCTGCCAACAAGAAGGCCACACAGGACGCTTTCTGCAACAGGGCCAAG ATCAACAGCCTGGCTTCCAAGGGGGAGTACAAGCCCACCGGAACAGCTGACCAATCCTCCATGCAGTCTCTGTACACCGCCAGCTACGTCTACTAA
- the tmco6 gene encoding transmembrane and coiled-coil domain-containing protein 6 isoform X2, which yields MWRLNKVRHKAGRPDDSLDQLRLKRRQHDRALRQARRDRQLVSKRLLLNEDEEQPDVMDTSPGEQDVVGLLHKLQHSGPEKEAHLKALSKALRDPSAQLTFIKQENSMHLLVGLLTGSNAQCRLQAVRCLHELSHSPHTTMALACLPATPYLLTYLSGQSTKFTELCLYTLGNICPDNEAVREKLLAQGIIPALAGCMESQRHNLAVVEAVGFTLSQLLQTKDAAEKIIPMVLASSLPSHLLSVLTPDPKFGLGPAIECAWCLHYLTCSTKDNNTELLARGALSHCSSLLVSLGDAVAEGNKDEGMELLVCPLLRCVGNLLSSCPVKDMITQVGDVHLVVSLCALVQAYLHTRPGLARETVWVLNNLTAHSNEFCSALLTFNMIPGLIQLLPFSRGINTMILRILANVAHKKKEFCVELARLGLLPALGATLKMADQEVVTLSLDVLFMLVVSGSQVAEEFVRQGGLSLLEALQYNGEGEMRRRATYLLEQHLLTH from the exons ATGTGGAGGTTAAACAAAGTTCGGCACAAAGCTGGACGCCCGGACGACAGTTTGGATCAGCTCAGGCTGAAGAGGCGGCAGCATGACCGAG CACTGAGACAGGCCCGCAGAGACAGGCAGCTCGTGAGCAAGAGGCTCCTGctgaatgaagatgaagagcagCCCGATGTCATGGACACATCCCCGGGAGAACAG GATGTGGTCGGTTTGCTCCATAAACTTCAGCACAGCGGGCCGGAGAAGGAGGCCCACCTGAAAGCCTTGAGTAAAGCTCTGCGCGACCCATCGGCACAGCTCACCTTCATCAA GCAGGAGAACAGTATGCATTTGCTGGTCGGCCTCCTCACTGGCTCTAATGCTCAGTGCCGTCTGCAGGCCGTCCGGTGTCTTCATGAGCTGTCTCACTCTCCCCACACCACCATGGCGCTGGCCTGTCTGCCTGCTACCCCCTACCTGTTAACTTACCTGTCTGGCCAGAGCACCAAGTTCACA GAGCTGTGTCTCTACACACTGGGTAACATATGCCCAGACAATGAGGCTGTACGAGAGAAGCTGCTGGCTCAGGGAATCATACCAGCTCTGGCCGGTTGTATGGAG AGCCAGAGACATAACCTTGCAGTAGTGGAAGCTGTGGGGTTCACcctctctcagctcctccagacCAAAGATGCAGCAGAGAAGATAATCCC GATGGTCCTGGCCTCAAGTTTACCCTCACACTTATTGTCAGTCCTGACACCTGACCCAAAATTTGGCCTGGGCCCCGCCATTGAGTGTGCATGGTGTCTGCACTACCTCACATGCAG CACCAAGGATAATAACACAGAGTTGTTAGCTCGAGGGGCCCTGTCGCACTGCAGTTCCCTCTTAGTCTCACTAGGTGATGCTGTGGCTGAAGGAAACAAAGACGAAGGAATGGAGCTG CTTGTCTGTCCTCTGCTGAGATGTGTGGGAAACCTGCTGTCCTCCTGTCCAGTCAAAGACATGATCACTCAAGTGGGTGATGTCCATCTCGTGGTTTCCCTGTGTGCACTAGTTCAGGCATACCTGCACACCCGGCCCGGATTAGCCAGAGAGACTGTCTGGGTCCTCAACAACCTCACAG CTCACTCCAATGaattctgctctgctctgttgaCGTTCAACATGATCCCAGGACTTATCCAGCTTCTGCCGTTTTCACGAGGCATCAACACCATG ATCCTGAGGATCCTTGCAAATGTTGCCCACAAGAAAAAGGAGTTCTGTGTTGAGCTGGCGCGGCTCGGACTGCTGCCTGCGCTCGGTGCCACGCTTAAGATGGCCGACCAAGAAGTGGTGACCCTGAGTCTGGACGTCCTGTTCATGCTGGTAGTTAGTGGTTCACAG GTGGCAGAGGAGTTTGTGCGGCAAGGTGGGCTCTCGCTGTTGGAAGCCCTTCAGTACAACGGGGAAGGAGAGATGAGACGAAGGGCGACGTACCTCCTGGAGCAACACCTGCTGACCCATTAA
- the tmco6 gene encoding transmembrane and coiled-coil domain-containing protein 6 isoform X1, with the protein MWRLNKVRHKAGRPDDSLDQLRLKRRQHDRALRQARRDRQLVSKRLLLNEDEEQPDVMDTSPGEQQDVVGLLHKLQHSGPEKEAHLKALSKALRDPSAQLTFIKQENSMHLLVGLLTGSNAQCRLQAVRCLHELSHSPHTTMALACLPATPYLLTYLSGQSTKFTELCLYTLGNICPDNEAVREKLLAQGIIPALAGCMESQRHNLAVVEAVGFTLSQLLQTKDAAEKIIPMVLASSLPSHLLSVLTPDPKFGLGPAIECAWCLHYLTCSTKDNNTELLARGALSHCSSLLVSLGDAVAEGNKDEGMELLVCPLLRCVGNLLSSCPVKDMITQVGDVHLVVSLCALVQAYLHTRPGLARETVWVLNNLTAHSNEFCSALLTFNMIPGLIQLLPFSRGINTMILRILANVAHKKKEFCVELARLGLLPALGATLKMADQEVVTLSLDVLFMLVVSGSQVAEEFVRQGGLSLLEALQYNGEGEMRRRATYLLEQHLLTH; encoded by the exons ATGTGGAGGTTAAACAAAGTTCGGCACAAAGCTGGACGCCCGGACGACAGTTTGGATCAGCTCAGGCTGAAGAGGCGGCAGCATGACCGAG CACTGAGACAGGCCCGCAGAGACAGGCAGCTCGTGAGCAAGAGGCTCCTGctgaatgaagatgaagagcagCCCGATGTCATGGACACATCCCCGGGAGAACAG CAGGATGTGGTCGGTTTGCTCCATAAACTTCAGCACAGCGGGCCGGAGAAGGAGGCCCACCTGAAAGCCTTGAGTAAAGCTCTGCGCGACCCATCGGCACAGCTCACCTTCATCAA GCAGGAGAACAGTATGCATTTGCTGGTCGGCCTCCTCACTGGCTCTAATGCTCAGTGCCGTCTGCAGGCCGTCCGGTGTCTTCATGAGCTGTCTCACTCTCCCCACACCACCATGGCGCTGGCCTGTCTGCCTGCTACCCCCTACCTGTTAACTTACCTGTCTGGCCAGAGCACCAAGTTCACA GAGCTGTGTCTCTACACACTGGGTAACATATGCCCAGACAATGAGGCTGTACGAGAGAAGCTGCTGGCTCAGGGAATCATACCAGCTCTGGCCGGTTGTATGGAG AGCCAGAGACATAACCTTGCAGTAGTGGAAGCTGTGGGGTTCACcctctctcagctcctccagacCAAAGATGCAGCAGAGAAGATAATCCC GATGGTCCTGGCCTCAAGTTTACCCTCACACTTATTGTCAGTCCTGACACCTGACCCAAAATTTGGCCTGGGCCCCGCCATTGAGTGTGCATGGTGTCTGCACTACCTCACATGCAG CACCAAGGATAATAACACAGAGTTGTTAGCTCGAGGGGCCCTGTCGCACTGCAGTTCCCTCTTAGTCTCACTAGGTGATGCTGTGGCTGAAGGAAACAAAGACGAAGGAATGGAGCTG CTTGTCTGTCCTCTGCTGAGATGTGTGGGAAACCTGCTGTCCTCCTGTCCAGTCAAAGACATGATCACTCAAGTGGGTGATGTCCATCTCGTGGTTTCCCTGTGTGCACTAGTTCAGGCATACCTGCACACCCGGCCCGGATTAGCCAGAGAGACTGTCTGGGTCCTCAACAACCTCACAG CTCACTCCAATGaattctgctctgctctgttgaCGTTCAACATGATCCCAGGACTTATCCAGCTTCTGCCGTTTTCACGAGGCATCAACACCATG ATCCTGAGGATCCTTGCAAATGTTGCCCACAAGAAAAAGGAGTTCTGTGTTGAGCTGGCGCGGCTCGGACTGCTGCCTGCGCTCGGTGCCACGCTTAAGATGGCCGACCAAGAAGTGGTGACCCTGAGTCTGGACGTCCTGTTCATGCTGGTAGTTAGTGGTTCACAG GTGGCAGAGGAGTTTGTGCGGCAAGGTGGGCTCTCGCTGTTGGAAGCCCTTCAGTACAACGGGGAAGGAGAGATGAGACGAAGGGCGACGTACCTCCTGGAGCAACACCTGCTGACCCATTAA
- the LOC125007765 gene encoding neurofilament heavy polypeptide-like isoform X1, with protein MSVNASKHELLHLIYHHLKEHGFHSAADELQRHSPQDETKISASLLDIYSSWSKSAKKKLQLDSTKHSNSKGGRATKAKQTTPKKKKNDKPAKKSVPAKTKKSEGKSAIKPKKPRTKTADKGVAAGGDDSDSDSSLDVEKWKKLVLQMTEADIAKMDTINALDASMPQPKKRVRKPRAKTPAKTPAKTEKEELQENNGTVEKNEKEEGKAVTKTPTKNSTPRKSRSKNTPPVTPPGTVSQEQPPTQSPSKQKQAEKRGIKTTDMATPEPAKKKKKKKEKLASEDNVEGNAHEPGEKGKEEDIKEKKTRVSGQEGTDTGMEEKKETEGDGERNEMKSELLAHEKKAKKKRKKDKNESEENVPPTPEEKKVKKKKTSHSQEISELSEEAKENTDQIVQNETTAGSVENSEENVVQKKVKKKKKTADCERNLEQVFEEAKENTEQTVVEDCENSEPISEEKETKKKKKRKKETLNGEEIQEQIVKAKKAKKKKREDPGEENTEQIEEEEKPDQVTEETRKKKTNSVDTEPQPPPDLEETSPPTEKKKKKSKLKTVEDPAASVPDGPAPETPHTDSSDTHKKKKKSSKSKES; from the exons ATGTCTGTGAACGCATCAAAGCACGAGCTGCTCCATCTGATCTACCACCATTTGAAGGAGCATGGTTTCCACTCAGCTGCAGATGAGCTACAGAGGCACAGCCCACAG GATGAGACAAAGATATCAGCATCGTTACTGGACATATACAGTTCGTGGTCGAA AAGTGCCAAAAAGAAATTACAGCTGGACTCAACCAAACACTCCAACTCAAAAGGAGGAAGAGCAACTAAAG CCAAGCAGACcacaccaaagaagaagaagaacgataAACCTGCAAAAAAG tcTGTTCCGGCAAAAACGAAAAAGAGTGAAGGAAAGTCTGCAATCAAGCCGAAAAAGCCCAGGACCAAAACAGCAGACAAGGGTGTGGCCGCCGGTGGAGATGATTCAGACTCTGACAGCAGTCTGGATGTGGAGAAGTGGAAGAAGCTGGTCCTGCAGATGACAG AGGCGGACATAGCCAAGATGGACACCATCAACGCTCTGGACGCCTCTATGCCCCAACCCAAGAAGAGAGTCAGAAAACCCCGGGCCAAGACTCCTGCGAAGACTCCTGCAAAGACGGAAAAAGAGGAGCTTCAAGAGAATAACGGGACGgttgaaaagaatgaaaaagaagaggggAAAGCTGTGACAAAGACGCCAACAAAGAATAGTACGCCCAGGAAGAGCAGGTCAAAAAATACGCCACCTGTGACCCCCCCTGGCACCGTGAGCCAAGAGCAACCCCCCACTCAGTCCCcttcaaaacagaaacaggcgGAGAAAAGAGGAATTAAAACAACAGACATGGCGACGCCTGAgcctgcgaaaaaaaaaaagaagaagaaggagaagctggCGAGTGAGGATAACGTGGAGGGGAATGCGCACGAGCCAGgtgagaaaggaaaagaagaagacatcAAAGAGAAGAAGACTAGAGTCTCAGGGCAAGAGGGCACCGATACAGGcatggaggaaaagaaagagacagaaggagacggtgaaagaaatgaaatgaaatcagagcTACTAGCGCATGAAAAGAAAgccaagaagaagaggaaaaaggacaaaaatgagAGTGAGGAAAATGTACCGCCCACAcccgaagaaaaaaaagtaaagaagaaaaagacaagcCATAGTCAAGAGATTTCAGAGCTATCTGAAGaggcaaaagaaaacacagatcagaTAGTACAGAATGAAACGACAGCCGGCAGTGTGGAAAATTCAGAGGAAAACGTTGTGCagaagaaagtgaagaagaagaaaaagacggCTGACTGTGAGAGAAATTTGGAGCAGGTATTCGAAGAGGCAAAAGAAAATACGGAGCAAACTGTTGTTGAAGACTGTGAAAATTCAGAGCCGATATCTGAAGAAAAggaaacgaagaagaagaagaagaggaaaaaagagactCTTAATGGTGAGGAAATTCAGGAGCAAATAGTTAAagcaaagaaagcaaagaagaagaaaagggaggacCCTGGTGAAGAAAATACAGAGCagatagaggaagaggagaagccAGACCAGGTTACTGAAGaaacaaggaaaaagaaaacgaatTCTGTTGATACGGAGCCACAGCCTCCACCCGACCTGGAGGAAACAAGTCCTccaacagagaagaagaaga agaaaagcaaattaaaaacagtTGAAGATCCTGCTGCTTCTGTCCCTGATGGCCCAGCACCAGAAACTCCCCACACAGACTCAAGTGACACCCACAAAAAG aaaaagaaatcgTCAAAGAGCAAAGAGTCATGA
- the LOC125007765 gene encoding neurofilament heavy polypeptide-like isoform X2, which yields MSVNASKHELLHLIYHHLKEHGFHSAADELQRHSPQDETKISASLLDIYSSWSNAKKKLQLDSTKHSNSKGGRATKAKQTTPKKKKNDKPAKKSVPAKTKKSEGKSAIKPKKPRTKTADKGVAAGGDDSDSDSSLDVEKWKKLVLQMTEADIAKMDTINALDASMPQPKKRVRKPRAKTPAKTPAKTEKEELQENNGTVEKNEKEEGKAVTKTPTKNSTPRKSRSKNTPPVTPPGTVSQEQPPTQSPSKQKQAEKRGIKTTDMATPEPAKKKKKKKEKLASEDNVEGNAHEPGEKGKEEDIKEKKTRVSGQEGTDTGMEEKKETEGDGERNEMKSELLAHEKKAKKKRKKDKNESEENVPPTPEEKKVKKKKTSHSQEISELSEEAKENTDQIVQNETTAGSVENSEENVVQKKVKKKKKTADCERNLEQVFEEAKENTEQTVVEDCENSEPISEEKETKKKKKRKKETLNGEEIQEQIVKAKKAKKKKREDPGEENTEQIEEEEKPDQVTEETRKKKTNSVDTEPQPPPDLEETSPPTEKKKKKSKLKTVEDPAASVPDGPAPETPHTDSSDTHKKKKKSSKSKES from the exons ATGTCTGTGAACGCATCAAAGCACGAGCTGCTCCATCTGATCTACCACCATTTGAAGGAGCATGGTTTCCACTCAGCTGCAGATGAGCTACAGAGGCACAGCCCACAG GATGAGACAAAGATATCAGCATCGTTACTGGACATATACAGTTCGTGGTCGAA TGCCAAAAAGAAATTACAGCTGGACTCAACCAAACACTCCAACTCAAAAGGAGGAAGAGCAACTAAAG CCAAGCAGACcacaccaaagaagaagaagaacgataAACCTGCAAAAAAG tcTGTTCCGGCAAAAACGAAAAAGAGTGAAGGAAAGTCTGCAATCAAGCCGAAAAAGCCCAGGACCAAAACAGCAGACAAGGGTGTGGCCGCCGGTGGAGATGATTCAGACTCTGACAGCAGTCTGGATGTGGAGAAGTGGAAGAAGCTGGTCCTGCAGATGACAG AGGCGGACATAGCCAAGATGGACACCATCAACGCTCTGGACGCCTCTATGCCCCAACCCAAGAAGAGAGTCAGAAAACCCCGGGCCAAGACTCCTGCGAAGACTCCTGCAAAGACGGAAAAAGAGGAGCTTCAAGAGAATAACGGGACGgttgaaaagaatgaaaaagaagaggggAAAGCTGTGACAAAGACGCCAACAAAGAATAGTACGCCCAGGAAGAGCAGGTCAAAAAATACGCCACCTGTGACCCCCCCTGGCACCGTGAGCCAAGAGCAACCCCCCACTCAGTCCCcttcaaaacagaaacaggcgGAGAAAAGAGGAATTAAAACAACAGACATGGCGACGCCTGAgcctgcgaaaaaaaaaaagaagaagaaggagaagctggCGAGTGAGGATAACGTGGAGGGGAATGCGCACGAGCCAGgtgagaaaggaaaagaagaagacatcAAAGAGAAGAAGACTAGAGTCTCAGGGCAAGAGGGCACCGATACAGGcatggaggaaaagaaagagacagaaggagacggtgaaagaaatgaaatgaaatcagagcTACTAGCGCATGAAAAGAAAgccaagaagaagaggaaaaaggacaaaaatgagAGTGAGGAAAATGTACCGCCCACAcccgaagaaaaaaaagtaaagaagaaaaagacaagcCATAGTCAAGAGATTTCAGAGCTATCTGAAGaggcaaaagaaaacacagatcagaTAGTACAGAATGAAACGACAGCCGGCAGTGTGGAAAATTCAGAGGAAAACGTTGTGCagaagaaagtgaagaagaagaaaaagacggCTGACTGTGAGAGAAATTTGGAGCAGGTATTCGAAGAGGCAAAAGAAAATACGGAGCAAACTGTTGTTGAAGACTGTGAAAATTCAGAGCCGATATCTGAAGAAAAggaaacgaagaagaagaagaagaggaaaaaagagactCTTAATGGTGAGGAAATTCAGGAGCAAATAGTTAAagcaaagaaagcaaagaagaagaaaagggaggacCCTGGTGAAGAAAATACAGAGCagatagaggaagaggagaagccAGACCAGGTTACTGAAGaaacaaggaaaaagaaaacgaatTCTGTTGATACGGAGCCACAGCCTCCACCCGACCTGGAGGAAACAAGTCCTccaacagagaagaagaaga agaaaagcaaattaaaaacagtTGAAGATCCTGCTGCTTCTGTCCCTGATGGCCCAGCACCAGAAACTCCCCACACAGACTCAAGTGACACCCACAAAAAG aaaaagaaatcgTCAAAGAGCAAAGAGTCATGA